The Desulfomicrobium escambiense DSM 10707 genome segment TGGTCCGTTTCCGCACCGGCGACCTGACCACCCTCATCGGCGCGCCCTGCGCCTGCGGTCGGACCTTCAGGCGCATGACCCGCATCCCGGGCCGCAGCGACGACATGCTCATCATTCACGGCGTGAACATCTTTCCGGCCCAGATCGAGACGCTCATCGCCTCCACGGGTCTTGCGGACCCGCACTACCAGGTCGTCCTGGACCGCCAGGGGCACATGGACCAGGCGACGATCCTTCTGGAGGCGCCGGAGTCCTTCTGCACCGATTCCATCAAGCAGTCCCAGCGCATCCTCGAAAACGTGCGCATCCGCCTGCAGACCGAGCTGGGCGTGTCCTTCGAGGTCCGCCTGGTGGAGCCCCGCACCCTGCAGCGCGAAGGAGGCGGAAGGATCGTGGATCGCCGCAAAATCTAGCGCCGAGCGATCAATAACAAAACGCCCGCGGCAGAGATGCCGTGGGCGTTTTGTTTTGACGCGCGGGTGCAGGAGCGCTCTCACGAGCCGTGCGTTTTCGTGAGGCCTGGTCAGCGGAATACGCTTCCGCGCCTGGTCGGGCTGGGCGTTGCGGCCGCCGGAACCCGCCTCAGCAGGCGCACATGTCGTTCTGCAGGTTCGGGACGGGTTTGAAGCCCAGACGGCGCAGGCAGGACCCGCCGCAGGAATTGGCGCAATCGCATTCATCGCCCACGACGGCCACGGGCACGGAACTGCGAGCGCTGACCCTGTCGGACAGCGAGCCGAGGAACGAACGTACGCCGGTCGCGCCGCCGGAGCCCATGATGATCATGTCGCAGCGGTTGGCGCGGGCGGCGTCGACGATGGCGTCGGCCGGAGTGCCGTGGCCGATGACCGTCTTGAACACCACGCCGGCCTCGCGACAGCCGTCCTCGTACAGGCGCAGGACCTTGGAGATGCGCTCCATGTCCTTCATGTTGATCTTCTTGCGGGCCTCGGGGCTGATGCGGGCGCTGACGAGGCTCAGGGCGTGAAAGAGCACGACCTTGCCGCCGCACTGCTTGGCGAGGCCGATGGCGTAACGCTTGGCGCGACGGGACGCTTCGCCGCCGTCAACGGGAACAAGAAATGTTTTGAGACCTGGCAGTTCCATATATGCTTCCTCCGAAAGTTTTAGGTTGGTCAGTCAACCAATTTGTGACACGGCTCACAATGTCCGTCAAGAGGAAAGTTGCTCCATGGACGAGGGGCTGGGAAAATGGGGGGTCGCGAACGGCATGGCATTGCTTGCGCTTGCGTGTGGAGGGACGCCGTGCGATCGTCCGCACGTTTCGTCGGGCGGGAATCGCCGTCTGCCCGGCACGGTCTTCCAACAAGCGGGGCAGGTTCCATGCAGGTGTTGCGTCACGCGGCCGGGTTCATCCTTCTCTTCATGGCATCGGCAGGGCTGGTCCAGGCCGGACAGGGCTCACGCGTCCTTCTGGACGGGCTGTGGACCCGGGCGCAGCTGGCCGGGACGCCGGCCGACCATGTGGTCAGCCGCCCGTATTCCAAACCCGCGGACATCACGCCGCCTCTGCGGCTCGAACCCGTCGCGCGTCTGGCCGAAGTCCCGGCGGGCTCGCGCGGCGTCATCCGTCGCGTGCATGTCCCGGCCGGGGACAAGGTCCTGGCCCTGACCTTCGACCTGTGCGAACGGGCCAGCAACCGCACGGGCTACCGCACCGAGATCGTCAATTTCCTGCGCGGCCAGGGCATTGCGGCCACGTTCTTTGCCGGGGGCAAGTGGATGCGTTCCCACCCGGAGCAGACCATGCAGCTCATGGCCGACCCGCTCTTCGAACTGGGCAATCACTCCTGGACCCATGCCAATTTCGCCCTGACGGACGAGGCCGAAACTCGCGACCAGGTGCTCTGGACCCAGGCCCAGTACGAACTGCTGCGCGAAGAGCTGGCGCGCCGGGCCGACGGGCGCGGCCTGGGGGCGGAGATGGCCGCGGTGCCTGCTTCCATGACGCTTTTCCGCTTGCCTTACGGCCGCAACGCGCCCGAAACCCTGGAGCGTCTGGCGGTCATGGGGCTGCCCGTGATCCAGTGGGACGTCTTGGGCGAAGGCGGGGCGGGCACGGCGCGGGATATGGCTCTGCGCGCGGCGGGCGAGGTGCGCCCCGGCTCCATCGTGCTCATGCACGCCAACGCCGTGCCGCGCCACACGCACGAAATCGTCCCGGTCTTCGTGGACGAACTGCTGCGCCGGGGCTGGCGTTTCGTGACCGTGAGCGAACTTCTGGCCATGGGCCGGGCCGAGACCGTGCAGGACGGCTACTTCGAGCGGCCTGGCGACAACCGGCAGTTCGACACGGGCTATCCGGGCAAGGGGACCCTGCATCCCGCACCCCGGCCCGAGGCCGGGAAGGCGGCGCAGTGACGTTGCGCCGCACCCGTTTGTGCGTGCCGTTCCCGGCTTTGCGCTCAAATCCGGTTTTGTCGCGCAGAAGACAAAGATTTCTTTCAACGCCCTTTTGAATCTGCTAGGACATCGAAAAAGGGAGGCAGCCATGGACCGCAAGAAGGTGCTGGTCATCGACGACGAAGAGCACGTGCGCATGCTCTATGACGCGGAGCTCCGGGCGCAAGGCTACGACGTGGCCGTGTCCGACGGCAGCGAAGACCCTCTGGAACTCGTGCGGCGCAATGCCCCCGACCTGATCATTTTGGACATCAAGCTCGGCAGCAGATCGGGGCTCGACCTGCTGCAGTCCATCCGCCAGAAGCATCTGGACCTGCCCGTCATCCTCTGCACCGCCTACGACAGCTTCCGCTGCGACCTCAAATCCATCGCCGCCGACGCCTATGTGGTCAAATCCTACGACAGCACGGAATTGATGAACAAGGTCAAGGAACTCATCTAACTACGCGAAAAGGCTCCGTTGCGTACGCGGTGGCGGAGCGCTCTTTCTGAATTTTCTCCGAAGCGTCGAAAGCCCCCGCACAGAATGGCTGTGCGGGGGCTTTCGACGCTTTCAAGGAGGGAAGCTATTGTTCCCTGGCGAAGGGCCAGGCCATGAGGCCGCCTTCCATGACGCGCACGTCGGTGTAGCCTTCCTTTTCCAGGATGCGCTGGGCCTCGTAGCCGCGCATGGAGACCTTGCAGAAGGACAGGATGGTCGCGTTCTTGTCCTCGGGCAGTTCGGACACGCGCTTGCGCAGCTGGCCCAGGGGGATGAGGGTTTCGCCGCGTCCCAGGCGCATCTCCTTGAACTCCTCGGGGCCGCGCACGTCGAGGACATACAGGGGGCCGCCCGCGTCGAACAGGGCCTTGGCCTCCACGGCGGAGATGCCGGTCATGAGCCCGCGCATCTTGTTCTGCAGGATGTGCGCCGTGGCGATGGCGTGGTCGATGGCCTGCGAATAGGGCGGGGCGTAGGGCAGGTCGGCCATGGCCATGTCGTCCACGGTCCAGCCGGCGGCCACGGCCACGGCCATTTCCGAAGCCTGGCGGTTGACGTCGCCCTGGCCCACGCAGGCGAAGCCGAGGATGCGGCCCGTGGCGCGATCGGCAATCATCTTGGAGACCAGGGGTTTTGCGTTCATGAAACCGGGCTTGTCGGGGCTGGCGTTGACGGCCGTGACCACGTCGAAGCCGGCTTCGCGGGCTCGGCGCTCGGACAGGCCCGTGGAGGCGGCGGTGAAGTCGAAGACCTTGCAGATGCCGCTGCCGATGGTGCCGGGGAAGCGCACCGTGTCGCCGAGCACGGCGTTTTCGCCGGCCACGCGGCCTTCGAGGTTGGCCAGGTCGCCGTAGGGGGCGAACATCTTCGCACCCGTCAGCCGGTTGGTGACCTCGACGCAGTCGCCCGCGGCGTAGATGTCCGGGTCCGAGGTGCCCATGAAGTCGTTGACGACGATGCCGCCGAACCGGCCGATCTCAAGGCCGGCCTCCTTGGCCAGGGCCGTGTTGGGGGCCACGCCGATGGCCATGACCACCAGGTCGCAGGGCAGCTCGCGGCCGTCGGCCAGGCGCACGCCCGTGACGTGGCCGTCTTCACCCGTGATCGCGGCGATGCCCGTGCCGGTCAGGATGTCCGCGCCCTTGGAGCGGGCGTGGTTCTCCACCAGCAGGGCCAGTTCCGTGTCGAGAAAGCCCAGAACCTGTGGCAGGGCCTCGACCACGGTGACATGAACGCCGGATTCGTGCAGGGCTTCGCAGGCTTCCATGCCGATGAGGCCGCCGCCGACGATGACGGCGCGCTTGCCCCGGCCGTGTTCGGCCCAGGCGCGCATGCGGTCGGCGTCGGCCATGGAGTTCAGGGTGGTCACGCCCTGCAGGTCGCGGCCCAGGATGGGCGGCATCTTCGGCACCGAGCCGGTGCAGAGGATGAGCTTGTCGTAGGCCAGCATGCCGGTCTCGCCGGCGGCGTTGATCCAGTTCACGACCTTGGCCTCGCGATCGATGCGCACGGCCTCTGTGTTGACCATGGCCGTGATGCCCTTGGCGCCGGCGAAGAATGACGGGTCGCGGACCACGCCGGCCGGGGTGCACAGCAGCTTTTCGCGTTCCTTGAACATCCCGGAGACGTAGTAGGGGTAGCCGCACGAGGCCATGGACAGCTCCGGGGCCTTCTGCAGGAGGATGACCTCCGCGCTCTGGTCCAGGCGGCTGGCCCTGGCCGCGGCCTTGGGTCCGGCGGCAGTGCCTCCGATGACGACGATACGCTTGGGAACCATGAGAAACTCCTTGATGATGAATTTTTGTGTTGATCGAGGTCCGGTCCGGCCGTGTCCGCGCGCCCGACGAGAGTCGGCAACGGGCGGCGGGAGGGCCGTCGGGAAAAGTTACTGCGCTGCGTCCGCCTTGGTGCGGGCCGCCAGGGCATGGCCCAGGCTGACGGCTCCCAGCAGCATGACGAAGCCCAGGTGTGCCCAGTCCACGGCCATGACGAGGTTCGGGGAAAAGAACACGTCGGGCTGGTTCTTCATGACCCGCACGAGGCCCGTGGCCACGACGCCGGCCCAGCTCAGGGTTAGGAGCAGTCCGCCGGAAGTCCACCTTCGCTTCATGGCCAGGGGCAGCCGCCAGCCCAGGAAGACCAGCAGGACGGCGGCCAGGCCGTAGTGCAGGATGTGGTTCAGGTAGTAGTCGGCCGTCCAGGCGAAGCCCGGCACGTCGGCCAGGTAGTAGCGCGCGAAGATGGGCATCTGCGCGAAGCCCGTGAAGAGCAGGGCGAAGACCGTCAGGCGGAAGATCAGATTCAGGCCGCGCTTATTCATGGTCGTCCTCCGAAGCCGCGCCGCGGATCAGGTGCAGCGCTCCGGCGACCAGACCGGCCAGGGGCGCGGCGTAGACGGCCCGGGCAAGGGTGTCCTCGGTGGTGAAGGGATTGCCGACGGAGGCCAGGTGCGGCCGGCCCGGCCCCTTATCGATGGCCTGGTTCACGACGTCGAAGGGCACGGGCGAGACGTAGAACGTGTTGGTCCCGCCGTTTTCCGTGTCGCCGTAGAGGAAGCCGCCGGTCTCCTCGGCCAGCTTGCGGGCCTGGGCCAGGATCTTATCGCGCGGGCCGATGGTCTGCACGCCCTCGGGGCAGACCTCGATGCAGGCGGGCGTGCCGCCGGCTGCAACGCGGTCCTGGCAGCGGTCGCACTTGTACATGACGCCGTTGCCCGCGAAGCTGGGGGCCAGCTTCAGGTACAGGCCCACGCCCGTCTGGCGCTCGGGGATGTGCCACGGGCAGACGTCCTTGCACTTGGAGCCGCCCAGGCAGATCTCGTCGTTGATCGCCACGATGCCACGCCCGTCCTTGGACGCCGCGCCCCAGGGGCAGAGGTTGGCGCAGGGCGGGTTCTGGCAGTGCAGGCAGCGCCGCGGGATGTTCAGTTCGAAGGTCCTACCGTTGTACTCACCAGAGGCCGTCTGGATGTAGAGCCAGTTGTAGGGCGTCAGGCGGTCATTCACGTCGCGCTTGTCGCTCCAGTCTGCGGCCTTGACCCGGGACGGGTACATCTTCGGGAAGGGTTTGACGGGTTCGGGATACCTGTGTGCGTTCGCCTCGCGGCAGGCCTCCACGCAGGCCCCGCAGCCGATGCATTTGGACAGGTCGAGCAGGGTGGCCAGAACGACTGCTACGCTCGAGGCCGAACTGGATCCTTCCGCGGCTCTGCCCTGCGCAGGTCCGGCCACGGCTCCGGCCGCTGCGGCCAGACCCGTGGCGAGGAAAGATCTGCGGTTGATTTTCATGCATTTCTCCAAATGGTTCTAAGTGTAGCGATCCATGCCTTTTCCGGGTTTGCAGGCCTGCTCATCCTCACGCCTTCTCCCCAGGCAGCCGCACGGTCAGCACCGGCACGGGACTCAGTCGCACGACCTTGCGGGCCACCGAGCCCAGCAGCATGTCGGCGAACACGCCCCGGCCGTGGGCGCCCATGACCACCAGATCGTGGCCCGGGATTTCCTCGAGGATGCGTTCGGCCGGATCGCCAGTCAGGATCTTCACCTCCGCCCCTGCCACGGGGCAGGCGGCGTGGTTCGTGGCGCACTCGGCGGCCATCTCGCGCACGCGCTTCTCGGCCTTGTCCTTGGCCCGCGTCGTGGCGGACGCGTTGAGGTCCTTCCAGCCGGCGGCCTCGAAATGCGTCTCGATGTCGAACCCGGCGTCCTCGCTCATGAGGTCCACGAGGTCCGGAACCACGTGCAGGATGGTCATGGCCGCTCCGTAACGGGTGGCCAGGGATACGGCGTGGCGCAGGGCCAGGCGGGCGCTTTCGGACAAGTCGGTGGCGTAGAGGATGCGTCTGTATTCGGGCAGCATGGTTCTAGCTCCTGCCGGCGGGTTGGGGTGCGGTGAATCCCGGCGCCTGGGCCGGGCCGAAGAGGCGGTCGGTCAGCCGGACGTACCAGGCCGCGCTCTGGACCTGGATGATGTAGGCCATGGCCACGACCAGGGCCGCATCGGAGCCGCCCGCGCCGAAGGCGTTCATGGCCACGGCCAGGGCGATGGACAGGTTGCGCATGACCGTGCCGTAGACCATGGCGATGGCGTCGCCGCGCGGCAGGAGCATGCGCCCCAGGATCGTGCTGAGGATGAAGTTCGCCCCGTAGATGACGGCCAGGGGGACGAGGATCTGCAGCAGCACGGCGGGCGCGCCCATGATGGTCTTGGCTTTGAGGGCCAGGGCGATGAAGACGATGCCGAGCACCCCGACGGTGGACAGGGCCGGGAATCGCGGGCCCAGGCGTTCGGCGAAGGCCTTCTGGCCGTAGACGCGAACCAGAACCCGCTGGGTGGCGTACCCCAGGGCCATGGGCAGGAAGACGATGAGCACGATCTGGGAGAAGACGGCCGAGACATCCATCTCGATGCTGGCTCCCAGCAGGCTCCGGACGTAGATCGGCGTGGCCAGGGAGCCCAGGGTCAGCCCGATGACGGTCATCTTCACGGCCGCGGCCACGTTGCCCTTGGCGAAGCCCGTCCAGGAGATGGTCATGCCGCTGGTGGGCACCAGGCCGGCCAGGACGACGCCGAGCATCATGTAGGGCTGTTCGCGGAAGAAGACCCAGGCCACCCCGAAAGCCAGGAAGGGCACAAGGCCGAAGTTGACGAGCTGGGTGATGATCTGGGCCTTGATGTCGCCGCCGGAGAAGACCTGGTTGATCTTGAGGGTGACCATCATGGGGTAGACCATGAGAAAGGTGAACGGCACGATAAGACCCTTGAGCCACGACACGTCGCCCAGCAGGCCGCTGATGAAGCCCAGGACCATGACCGCCGGGATGGCCGTGACCAGATTTTTCGAGATGGTTTGCAGTACGTTCCACATGGTGTCGTTCCCGCTCTATTCTTCGCAGGTCGCGCTGGTTTCGACTTCCCGGCAATCCGGGTTACTCATGCACGGGGCGTCGGCGACCTTCATGACCCTGAGTCCGCCGGCACGTCTCTCGGCGATGAAATTCTTCCCGCACGAGGGGCATGGGTGAAACTGTGGTGCGTAGTCGTCGGCTTGGGTAATGGTTGTTTCGGCCTGACAATACGGACAGGTGACGGTGATGGCGGACATGTTGGCCTCCTGATTACTGGTTTTCGACCTTGGGAACGGTTCTGGCGACACGGACGAGGTAGTCCGCATTCTCTTCGAAGCCCATGACGCAGGATACGGTCTCGAAGGTGCAGTCGGGGTGCACTCGCTGCAGGTCCGCGAGGAAATTCCTGTCGTTGGCCAGGACGTGTACGCTCTCGCCGGGGTGGAGCCGTTTGATCAGGGCGCAGGTCTTGAGCATGCAGAAGAAATCCATGCTGTTGCGCATGTCGATCCGGGCCGCTGCGTCCTTGCGCTCAAACTGGTCGTGGCACTTCATGCGGCCTATAGAGCGAAGGCCATGCCACCACGGGAACTTGAGCGGCGCCGCGATGATTTTTTATGTTTAACTATATGAAATGTAGAGAATAAATTGTCATTAATCCTGAGGTGCGCGCTTGCTCGAAGCGGAGTTCCTTGAACTTTTCATGTTCATAAAATAAACATCTGAACGGCATGGTGTTCATAAAAATAACGTTTTGGTTGACAGGTGAACAGATGGAAGAAAACCTGAATCAGTACTGGAAGACCGTGGTCAACACCATCCAGGACGGGGTCATGATCGTCACCCCGGACGGGCAGATCGTGTCCGTGAATCAGGCTCTGGTGGACATGACGGGCTATGCCCGGGAGGAGCTCATCGGCGCGCCGTGCTCCATCCTCGGTTGCTCGACCTGCGAGTTGGCGCGGGGAATCCCCCAATGCCATTTCTGCGTGATGTTCGAGAAGGGCGAGCTGCGCCGCCAGAAGTGCGGCCTGGTCAGGAAGGACGGGACGCGGCTGCCCGTGGTCAAGAACGCCTCGGTGCTGCGCGACGCCGACGGCTCGGTCATCGGCGCGGTGGAAACCATCACGGACATTTCCGACCTCGTGGACAAGGAGGCGCAGATCGAGATTTTCCGGCGAGAACTGTCGGCCGAGGACAGCTTCCACGGCATCGTCGGCCGCGACGCGCGCATGCAGCAGGTCTTCGACCTCATCGACGGCGTGGCCCAGACCGACGCGCCCGTGGTCATCTACGGCGAGAGCGGCACGGGCAAGGAACTGGTGGCCAAGGCCATCCACGACGCCGGGCCCCGGCGCGATCAGCCGTTCATCAAGGTCAACTGCGCGGCCCTGAACGAATCGTTGCTGGAGAGCGAGCTTTTCGGGCATGTACGTGGCGCCTACACCGGGGCCCACAAGGACAGGGTCGGCCGGTTCGAGAGCGCGGCGGACGGCGACATCTTTCTCGACGAGATCGGGGACCTGCCCATGGCCACCCAGGTCAAGCTCCTGCGCGTTCTGGAAGAGAAGGTCATCGAGCGCGTCGGCGACCACCGGCCCATCCCGGTCCGCGCACGCATCATCACGGCCACCAACCGCGACCTGCCGGATCTGGTGGCCAAGGGCCAGTTCCGCCAGGACCTCTACTACCGCATCAACGTCATCCCCATCCGCATCCCGCCCCTGCGCGAACGGCGGGAGGACATAGCGCTCCTGGCCGCGCACTTCTTCCGTCGCAGCCAGATGAAGTCGGGCAAGCAGGTCCGCGGCATCTCCCGCGAGGCCATGGATCAGATTCTGCGCCATCCCTGGCCCGGCAACGTGCGCGAACTCAGGAGCGCCTTCGAGTACGCATTGGTGGCCTGCAAGACGGACATGATCGAACCCCGCGACCTCCCGGCCGAGGTCTTCCGCCAACCCGAAGTCTGCCTCCCCGGCGAGGTCTCGGGCCGCAGCCTCGACGAAATCAAGAAGGAGCGCCTGCGCAAGGCCCTGGAAGAGGCCGGGGGCAACCGGTCCGAGGCGGCGAGGATATTGGGCATTTCTCGGACGAGCGTGTGGAGCCAGATGAGGCGGTATGGGATTGGGAGCGAGTGAGCCGGCGCGTGATCGGTCCGGACTCCGGTTGCCGCCGCATCGTGCGCGCGCTACGTGCAGTGCGCGGGGGAACCCGGAAACAGTGGAACCTCGGGATGCAGGATCGATCCCGTGCCACGCAGCACTTCAAAGAGGAAATATAATGAGGACATCTCTCGACTGCCTGCCGTGCATCGTCCGCCAGGCGGCGGACGCATCCAGGATGGTCACGGACGACGATGGGGTCGTGCTGGAGATCATGAAGATCGTTTTCGACAGGCTCGCCCGGGCGGATCTTTCGGTCACGCCTCCGGAAATCGTGCGGGCCGTCCATGCGGTCATCCGCCGCGAACTTCATGACGCCGACCCGTTCCTGTCCATCAAAAGGAAATCCACGCAGCGGGCCCTGGACATCGCTGCCAGCGCCAGAGAAGCCATCCGGAACGCCGGGAATCCTTTTGCCGCGGCGCTGGCGTTTTCCATTGCCGGCAACATTCTGGATTTCGGCATGCGGTCCGAGTGGAACGAGGCGATTATTACGGATTCCTTTTCGAAGGCTCTGGAGCGGTCCACGGCATTCGACGCCGAGGCGCTGGCGCGGCTTCGTGACGAGATCGCCGCGGCCGACACGGTTCTCGTGCTGGGGGACAACGCGGGGGAAGCGGTCTTTGACAGGCTGCTCATCGAACATTTTCCGCGGCGGAAGAACGTGCACTACGCGGTCAAGGCCTCGCCGGTCATCAACGACGCCACCTGGGAGGACGCCGCGGCAGCCGGCATCGACGAGGTGGCGGCAATCGTCAGCAATGGCGCGGACATCCCCGGCACGGTCCTCTGGGAATGCTCCGCCGAGTTTCAGCGGATTTTTCACGCCGCGGACGTCGTGATCTCCAAGGGGCAGGGCAATTTCGAAACCCTCAACGAGGACCCGCGCAAGATCTGGTTTCTGTTCCAGGTCAAGTGCCCGGTCATCGCCAATCATTATTCCTTCAGCGTCGGAGACTGGATGCTGCTTGAGAAGAACGGGAGTTGCAATGAGCAAGACGGTCTGCACTCATCATGAGAATGTAAAAGTCAAGTCACGTCCTCCCTTGCAGGGCGGGGAGCTGCGGCTGGCCGAGGAGATGGTCCGTTCTCTGGCACGGCCCGAGGCAGTGGTCGAGCGGGTCGTCGTCGGCGACAAGTTTCTGGCCGTCGTTGCCGGCAGCCGCGTGGGGCTTTCCTCCCTGCTCGGGGCCAGGGCCGACGACGAGGGCTTGCGGCAGGTCCATACCGCCGAAGGTCGGACCGTGGCCGAACTTGCCCGGAACATCATGTCATGCTCAGCGTTCTGCGTCAGCTTGGGTCTGGCGGCGGTCAACGCGGCCAACGCGCCGGGGCCCGAGAGCGCCTCGGCCGCCCCGGGCGGGCCTGCCGACGAGCTCATCGTCGCCCTGGGGCAAAACGGCAAGGTGGGGCTGGTGGGCGAGTTTCCGTTCGTGTCCTCGCTGCGCGAACGGGTCGGTGAAATGCATCTCTTCGAGTTGCGCGACGTCCCGGGCGCAGTCCCGCCTCAGGCATGGGACGAGACCCTGGCCGGGCTCGACGTGCTCGCCGTGACAGGGACCGCGCTGTTGACCCGCCGGATGGCCTACTTCCTGAGCCGCGCCCGGCAGGCCACTGTTCTCGTGCTCGGGCCGAGCACCCCGCTGTCGAACTCCCTGTTCGAATTCGGGGCCGATTACCTGTGCGGTTCGGTGGTCACGGACCCCGAGCCCGTCCTCGACGGCATCCGCGCCGGCCTGCCCTTTCACCAGGTCAAGAAGAACGGCGGCATCCGCTTCACCCGCTGGACCCGCGAGGACCTGCCCGGTTGAGGCTGTCCTGCGGATTGCGCGGCTTCAGCCGGCTGCCAACCTTTCCTCCATCGTGCGGCGAAGACTTCGCACAATCGCCGCATGATACGCGGAGAATAACGCTACATCCGACAACAGGGGGCGTGGCCGCGGCGGGCTTGTGACCCGAAGCGGCTGTTGCCGCCGCTCGTGGGCGCATCGGGCCCGGGGTATGCGTTGGGACGGTTGCGTGATGTCGGCCAAGAGCTGCCGTCGCCGCATGCCTCATCGTCGCACTTCGCGATCAGTCACGAAAAAAGGGGGAAAGTCGCCTTTCCCCCTTCGATATCGTTGAGTGACCTCGCCGTTCTTCGTCCGGAGTTGCCGCCGGTTATCCCAGCGGCGTGTTCGGGATCAGCGTCCAGATGCCGCATGGGCAGGCTCCGGCGCAGAAGCCGCAGCCGATGCACTTCTCGCTGTCGCAGACCATTGCGAACTCGTTGTCCGGCAGGGCCTGGCGGCTGATGGCGCCGCGGGGGCAGATGGCCTCGCAGATGCCGCAGTCGCGGCACACGCCGCACGACGAGCACTCCTCGGCGCACTGGTCCAGGCTCTCGAAGCCGCCCAGGCGCGGGTCGAAGTAGGCCAGGTTCATGCGCGAGTAGTCGATGGTCTCGGACATGTGGTTGCCCGGGTCCATGTACTCGATGCGCGTCTTGAGCTCCTCCATCATGTCGGCCGTGACGGACAGGGGCCGGCGGCCGGCCACGATGTCGTCGATGGCCTGGGCCGCGCGGCGGCCGTCGCCGATGGCCTGGGTGAGTAAGCCCAGCTTGACCAGGTCGCCGATGGCGAAGACGTGCGGGTCCGTGGTCTGGTTGACCTCGTTGACGGTGATGAAGCCGCGTTCGCGGGCGATGTTCTCGGGGAAGGCCTCCAGGTCCGGCGTGTCGCCGATGGAGATAACGACCGTGTCGGCCGGCAGAACCCGCCCGTCCGTCAGGACCACGCCTTCGGCCGTGATCTCCTTGGTGAAGCAGGGCCACATGAACTGGGCCCCGGCCTTTTCG includes the following:
- a CDS encoding universal stress protein gives rise to the protein MELPGLKTFLVPVDGGEASRRAKRYAIGLAKQCGGKVVLFHALSLVSARISPEARKKINMKDMERISKVLRLYEDGCREAGVVFKTVIGHGTPADAIVDAARANRCDMIIMGSGGATGVRSFLGSLSDRVSARSSVPVAVVGDECDCANSCGGSCLRRLGFKPVPNLQNDMCAC
- a CDS encoding polysaccharide deacetylase family protein, translated to MQVLRHAAGFILLFMASAGLVQAGQGSRVLLDGLWTRAQLAGTPADHVVSRPYSKPADITPPLRLEPVARLAEVPAGSRGVIRRVHVPAGDKVLALTFDLCERASNRTGYRTEIVNFLRGQGIAATFFAGGKWMRSHPEQTMQLMADPLFELGNHSWTHANFALTDEAETRDQVLWTQAQYELLREELARRADGRGLGAEMAAVPASMTLFRLPYGRNAPETLERLAVMGLPVIQWDVLGEGGAGTARDMALRAAGEVRPGSIVLMHANAVPRHTHEIVPVFVDELLRRGWRFVTVSELLAMGRAETVQDGYFERPGDNRQFDTGYPGKGTLHPAPRPEAGKAAQ
- a CDS encoding response regulator codes for the protein MDRKKVLVIDDEEHVRMLYDAELRAQGYDVAVSDGSEDPLELVRRNAPDLIILDIKLGSRSGLDLLQSIRQKHLDLPVILCTAYDSFRCDLKSIAADAYVVKSYDSTELMNKVKELI
- a CDS encoding FAD-dependent oxidoreductase, with protein sequence MVPKRIVVIGGTAAGPKAAARASRLDQSAEVILLQKAPELSMASCGYPYYVSGMFKEREKLLCTPAGVVRDPSFFAGAKGITAMVNTEAVRIDREAKVVNWINAAGETGMLAYDKLILCTGSVPKMPPILGRDLQGVTTLNSMADADRMRAWAEHGRGKRAVIVGGGLIGMEACEALHESGVHVTVVEALPQVLGFLDTELALLVENHARSKGADILTGTGIAAITGEDGHVTGVRLADGRELPCDLVVMAIGVAPNTALAKEAGLEIGRFGGIVVNDFMGTSDPDIYAAGDCVEVTNRLTGAKMFAPYGDLANLEGRVAGENAVLGDTVRFPGTIGSGICKVFDFTAASTGLSERRAREAGFDVVTAVNASPDKPGFMNAKPLVSKMIADRATGRILGFACVGQGDVNRQASEMAVAVAAGWTVDDMAMADLPYAPPYSQAIDHAIATAHILQNKMRGLMTGISAVEAKALFDAGGPLYVLDVRGPEEFKEMRLGRGETLIPLGQLRKRVSELPEDKNATILSFCKVSMRGYEAQRILEKEGYTDVRVMEGGLMAWPFAREQ
- a CDS encoding 4Fe-4S dicluster domain-containing protein, whose protein sequence is MKINRRSFLATGLAAAAGAVAGPAQGRAAEGSSSASSVAVVLATLLDLSKCIGCGACVEACREANAHRYPEPVKPFPKMYPSRVKAADWSDKRDVNDRLTPYNWLYIQTASGEYNGRTFELNIPRRCLHCQNPPCANLCPWGAASKDGRGIVAINDEICLGGSKCKDVCPWHIPERQTGVGLYLKLAPSFAGNGVMYKCDRCQDRVAAGGTPACIEVCPEGVQTIGPRDKILAQARKLAEETGGFLYGDTENGGTNTFYVSPVPFDVVNQAIDKGPGRPHLASVGNPFTTEDTLARAVYAAPLAGLVAGALHLIRGAASEDDHE
- a CDS encoding universal stress protein; translation: MLPEYRRILYATDLSESARLALRHAVSLATRYGAAMTILHVVPDLVDLMSEDAGFDIETHFEAAGWKDLNASATTRAKDKAEKRVREMAAECATNHAACPVAGAEVKILTGDPAERILEEIPGHDLVVMGAHGRGVFADMLLGSVARKVVRLSPVPVLTVRLPGEKA
- a CDS encoding arsenic resistance protein translates to MWNVLQTISKNLVTAIPAVMVLGFISGLLGDVSWLKGLIVPFTFLMVYPMMVTLKINQVFSGGDIKAQIITQLVNFGLVPFLAFGVAWVFFREQPYMMLGVVLAGLVPTSGMTISWTGFAKGNVAAAVKMTVIGLTLGSLATPIYVRSLLGASIEMDVSAVFSQIVLIVFLPMALGYATQRVLVRVYGQKAFAERLGPRFPALSTVGVLGIVFIALALKAKTIMGAPAVLLQILVPLAVIYGANFILSTILGRMLLPRGDAIAMVYGTVMRNLSIALAVAMNAFGAGGSDAALVVAMAYIIQVQSAAWYVRLTDRLFGPAQAPGFTAPQPAGRS
- a CDS encoding sigma-54 interaction domain-containing protein; its protein translation is MEENLNQYWKTVVNTIQDGVMIVTPDGQIVSVNQALVDMTGYAREELIGAPCSILGCSTCELARGIPQCHFCVMFEKGELRRQKCGLVRKDGTRLPVVKNASVLRDADGSVIGAVETITDISDLVDKEAQIEIFRRELSAEDSFHGIVGRDARMQQVFDLIDGVAQTDAPVVIYGESGTGKELVAKAIHDAGPRRDQPFIKVNCAALNESLLESELFGHVRGAYTGAHKDRVGRFESAADGDIFLDEIGDLPMATQVKLLRVLEEKVIERVGDHRPIPVRARIITATNRDLPDLVAKGQFRQDLYYRINVIPIRIPPLRERREDIALLAAHFFRRSQMKSGKQVRGISREAMDQILRHPWPGNVRELRSAFEYALVACKTDMIEPRDLPAEVFRQPEVCLPGEVSGRSLDEIKKERLRKALEEAGGNRSEAARILGISRTSVWSQMRRYGIGSE